A segment of the Streptomyces sp. Tu 2975 genome:
CCGGCGGCACGCCCGCGGTGCAGGCGTCCGTCCCGAGCGGGAGTGACGCCCGCCCGCCCCGCAGCCCGGCATCGGCCCGCCGAGCCCCCGACCAGCCGGCATCAGGCCCGGACCGGCCCGCTTCAGCTCCCGCACCAGCGTGCTTCAGCCCCGGACCGGCCCGCTTCAGGCCCGGCATCGGCCCGCCGAGCCCCCGACCAGCCGGCATCAGGCCCGGACCGGCCCGCTTCAGCTCCCGCACCAGCGTGCTTCAGCCCCGGACCGGCCCACTGCAGCCCCCTACCAGCCGGCATCGGGCCCCGCACGAGCCCGCTTCAGGCCCCGAACAGCCCGCACAGGCCCCGGACCAGCGTCTCAGGCTCGCTCACGCCCGGCTCACGGCATGACGAAGGCCCCGGTCCGCCGTCCTGGGGAAGGACAACGGCCCGGGGCCTTCGTGTGAAGCTCGGTGCGCCGCACCCGCGTGGCGAACGCAGGCCGCGTGCGGCGCGGGGGTGCCGACCGGGAGCGGATGAGAGGGCCCGCTTGATCCCTGCCGGCGATCAGTCAGTAGCTCAGCCCTGGAGGGAGCCAACCTTGGCAGCCAGCGCCGACTTCTTGTTGGCGGCGGCGTTCTTGTGGATGACGCCCTTCGAGACGGCCTTGTCGAGCTGACGGGAGGCCGCACGGGCCGCCGCGGTCGCCGACTCGACGTCGCCGGTGGCGACAGCCTCACGGGCCTTGCGGATCGCGGTCTTGAGCGAGGACTTGACGGCCTTGTTGCGCAGGCGCGCCTTCTCGTTCGTCTTGTTCCGCTTGATCTGGGACTTGATGTTCGCCACGAAAGAGCCTTTTCAGGTTCGATGATCTCTGAGGTTGCGTCCCTCCCCCGTGACCCTGCGGGTACGGAAGGCGCCTCCGGAGAGGAAACGAGACACAGCTGCTCAGGCTACCAGTCGCCCCACGGACGGCCCAAACCCGGCACAGTCGCCGACCCGTGGGACCATGGAGCCTACGTATCGATCCGACAAAGAGCCGAGCCGAGCCCGAGCCGAGCTCACCGACCCGGCGTCTGCCAAAGAATCAGGACCCTGCGTGCCCGCGACTCCTATCCACGTGCCCGAGCCGAGCCGTACCGACCCGGCTCTGATCCGCAACTTCTGCATCATCGCGCACATCGACCACGGCAAGTCGACCCTTGCCGACCGGATGCTCCAGCTGACGGGTGTGGTCGAGCAGCGGCAGATGCGCGCCCAGTACCTCGACCGGATGGACATCGAGCGCGAGCGCGGCATCACGATCAAGTCCCAGGCGGTCCGTCTGCCCTGGGCCCCCACCGAGGGAGAGGGGCAGGGGAAGACCCATATCCTCAACATGATCGACACTCCGGGTCACGTCGACTTCACGTACGAGGTGTCCCGGTCCCTGGCCGCCTGTGAGGGCACGGTCCTGCTGGTCGACGCGGCCCAGGGCATCGAGGCGCAGACCCTCGCCAACCTGTACCTGGCGATGGAGAACGACCTCGCGATCGTCCCGGTGCTCAACAAGATCGACCTGCCGGCCGCCCAGCCGGAGAAGTTCGCCGAGGAGCTGGCGAACCTGGTCGGCTGTGACCCGACCGATGTGCTCAGGGTCTCCGCCAAGACGGGTCTCGGTGTCGAGGCGCTGCTCGACCGGGTGGTCCGGGAGGTGCCGGCCCCGGTCGGCGTCGCCGACGCCCCCGCCCGCGCGATGATCTTCGACTCGGTCTACGACTCGTACCGCGGCGTCGTCACGTACGTCCGTGTCATCGACGGCCAGCTCAACAAGCGTGAGCGGATCCGGATGATGTCGACCGGCGCCACGCACGAGCTGCTGGAGATCGGCACCAACTCACCGGAGATGCTGCCGGCCGACGGCCTGGGTGTCGGTGAGGTGGGTTACCTCATCACCGGTGTGAAGGACGTCCGCCAGTCCAAGGTCGGTGACACGATCACCACCCTGCACAAGGGAGCCACGGAGGCCCTCGGCGGCTACAAGGACCCGAAGCCGATGGTGTTCTCCGGCCTGTACCCGCTGGACGGCTCCGACTATCCCGAGCTGCGTGACGCCCTCGACAAGCTCCAGCTCAACGACGCCGCGCTGGTGTACGAGCCGGAGACGTCGGCGGCGCTGGGCTTCGGCTTCCGTGTGGGCTTCCTCGGCCTGCTGCACCTGGACGTGATCCGGGAGCGCCTCGAGCGCGAGTTCGGCCTGGACCTGATCGCCACCGCTCCGAACGTGGTCTACCGCGTGACGATGGAGGACGGCACCGAGCACACGGTCACCAACCCGAGCGAGTTCCCCGAGGGGAAGATCGCCGACGTCCATGAGCCGGTGGTGCGGGCGACGATCCTCGCGCCCAGCGAGTTCATCGGCTCGATCATGGAGCTGTGCCAGACCCGCCGCGGCACCCTCCTCGGCATGGACTACCTCTCCGAGGACCGGGTCGAGATCCGCTACACCCTGCCGCTCGCGGAGATCGTCTTCGACTTCTTCGACCAGCTGAAGTCCAAGACCCGCGGCTACGCCTCCCTGGACTACGAGCCCACCGGCGAGCAGGCCTCCAGCCTGGTCAAGGTCGACATCCTGCTGCACGGCGACAAGGTGGACGCCTTCTCTGCGATCACCCACAAGGACGCGGCCTACGCGTACGGCGTGCGGCTCGTCGCCAAGCTGCGCGAGCTGATCCCGAGGCAGGCGTTCGAGGTGCCGATCCAGGCGGCCATCGGCTCCCGGGTGATCGCCCGCGAGACGATCCGCGCCATTCGCAAGGACGTCCTCGCCAAGTGCTACGGCGGTGACATCTCCCGTAAGCGGAAGCTGCTGGAGAAGCAGAAGGAAGGCAAGAAGCGGATGAAGATGGTCGGTTCCGTGGAGGTCCCGCAGGAGGCCTTCATCGCGGTGCTGTCCAGCGACGAGGGTGGCAAGAAGAAGTAGCCTCCGCGTCGTCCCGGGTCCGCGAAAGCGCCCGTCCCGTGCCGGGACGGGCGCTTTCGGCCGTCCGGAACCGTCGCGAAATTCAGATGCCTGATACATCGATCCGTTCCGCCAACCGGTGGACCTGCGCTCCGTTCGTTATCAAGCGGCAGCCCGCAGGCACTTACGCGCTGGTCCCACGGGCTTTACCCTGAGCACGGCTCGATGGTTACTCGCCAGTTAAACAACCAGCCAGTCGTGCAGTGTTGCCGCAGGCCCGGAGGACGTCGTGAGCGAAACCCAGACCCTGATCGAGAACCGGCCGCCTTCGGTGGCGACCCTCTTCACCGAACGCGTGGCAGTCACGCCGGACGACGAGGCCTACCGGTACCCGGTGCCCCCCGCCTCGGGCTCGGGCCCCGACGACTGGAAGTCCCTGAGCTGGGGCCAGGCCGCCGAGAGGGTCTACGCCGTCGCGGCCGGACTGATCGACCTGGGCGTGAACGCGGAGGAGCGGGTCGCCCTCGCCTCCTCCACCCGGGTCGAGTGGATCCTCGCCGACCTCGGCGTGATGTGCGCGGGCGGCGCGACCACGACGATCTACCCGTCCACCAACGCGGAGGAGTCGGCGTACATCCTCGCCGACTCCTCGAGCCGGGTGCTGATCGCCGAGGACGCCACCCAGCTGGCCAAGGCGCGGGAGAAGCGCACCGAGCTGCCCGAGCTGAAGCACGTCGTGGTCATCGACCCGGCCGGCGTCGAGTCGGAGAGCTCCGAGCCGGAGGGCTGGGTCCTCACCCTGGCCGACCTCGAGGCGCGCGGCGCGAAGTACCTCGCCAAGAACCCGGAGGCCGTCAAGGAGCGGGTCGCGGCGATCACCGCCGACCAGCTGGCGACACTCATCTACACCTCGGGCACCACGGGCCGTCCCAAGGGTGTGCGCCTGCCGCACGACAACTGGTCCTACATGGCCAAGGCCATCGCCTCGACCGGCCTGGTCACCAAGGACGACGTGCAGTACCTCTGGCTGCCGCTCGCCCACGTCTTCGGCAAGGTGCTGACCTCGGGACAGATCGAGGTCGGCCACGTCACGGCGGTCGACGGCCGCGTCGACAAGATCATCGAGAACCTCCCGGTCGTCCAGCCGACGTACATGGCGGCCGTTCCCCGCATCTTCGAGAAGGTCTACAACGGGGTCGCGGCCAAGGCGCGCGCCGGCGGCGGCGCCAAGTACAAGATCTTCCAGTGGGCCGCCGGAGTCGCCCGCGAGTACGCGAAGGTCACGCAGGACAACTTCCGCCGCACCGGCAACGCGTCCGCCCCCTTCGGGCTGAACGCCAAGCACAAGGTCGCCGACGCGCTCGTCTACTCCAAGCTGCGCGAGGCGTTCGGCGGACGACTGCGCGCCGCCGTCTCCGGTTCCGCCGCGCTCGCCCCCGACATCGGCTACTTCTTCGCCGGCGCCGGCATCCACATCCTCGAGGGCTACGGTCTGACGGAGTCCAGCGCCGCCTCCTTCGTCAACCCGGGCGAGGCCTACCGCACCGGCACGGTCGGCAAGCCGGTGCCCGGCTGCGAGGTGCGTATCGCCGACGACGGCGAGATCCTGCTCCGCGGCCCCGGGATCATGGAGGGCTACCACAACCTGCCCGAGAAGACCGCAGAGGTCCTCGAGTCCGACGGGTGGTTCCACACCGGCGACATCGGCGAGCTGTCCGCCGACGGCTACCTGCGGATCACGGACCGCAAGAAGGACCTGATCAAGACGTCCGGCGGCAAGTACATCGCGCCCGCCGAGGTCGAGGGGCAGTTCAAGGCGGTGTGCCCGTTCGTGTCCAACATCCTGGTGCACGGCGCGGACCGTAACTTCTGCACCGCGCTGATCGCCCTGGACGAGCCGACGATCCTCGGCTGGGCCGAGGAGAACGGCCTGGGCGGCAAGAGCTACGCCGAGGTCGTCGCCTCGCCCCAGGCCGAGCAGCTCATCGAGGGCTACGTGAAGCGCCTCAACGAGGGGCTCCAGCGCTGGCAGACCATCAAGAAGTTCCGGCTGCTCCCGCGTGACCTGGACATCGAGCACGGCGAACTGACGCCCAGCCTCAAGCTGAAGCGCCCGGTCGTGGAGCGCGAGTACAAGGACCTGATCGAGGACATGTACGCCGGTTCCCGCGAGGCGTGAC
Coding sequences within it:
- a CDS encoding AMP-dependent synthetase/ligase, with protein sequence MSETQTLIENRPPSVATLFTERVAVTPDDEAYRYPVPPASGSGPDDWKSLSWGQAAERVYAVAAGLIDLGVNAEERVALASSTRVEWILADLGVMCAGGATTTIYPSTNAEESAYILADSSSRVLIAEDATQLAKAREKRTELPELKHVVVIDPAGVESESSEPEGWVLTLADLEARGAKYLAKNPEAVKERVAAITADQLATLIYTSGTTGRPKGVRLPHDNWSYMAKAIASTGLVTKDDVQYLWLPLAHVFGKVLTSGQIEVGHVTAVDGRVDKIIENLPVVQPTYMAAVPRIFEKVYNGVAAKARAGGGAKYKIFQWAAGVAREYAKVTQDNFRRTGNASAPFGLNAKHKVADALVYSKLREAFGGRLRAAVSGSAALAPDIGYFFAGAGIHILEGYGLTESSAASFVNPGEAYRTGTVGKPVPGCEVRIADDGEILLRGPGIMEGYHNLPEKTAEVLESDGWFHTGDIGELSADGYLRITDRKKDLIKTSGGKYIAPAEVEGQFKAVCPFVSNILVHGADRNFCTALIALDEPTILGWAEENGLGGKSYAEVVASPQAEQLIEGYVKRLNEGLQRWQTIKKFRLLPRDLDIEHGELTPSLKLKRPVVEREYKDLIEDMYAGSREA
- the lepA gene encoding translation elongation factor 4 → MPATPIHVPEPSRTDPALIRNFCIIAHIDHGKSTLADRMLQLTGVVEQRQMRAQYLDRMDIERERGITIKSQAVRLPWAPTEGEGQGKTHILNMIDTPGHVDFTYEVSRSLAACEGTVLLVDAAQGIEAQTLANLYLAMENDLAIVPVLNKIDLPAAQPEKFAEELANLVGCDPTDVLRVSAKTGLGVEALLDRVVREVPAPVGVADAPARAMIFDSVYDSYRGVVTYVRVIDGQLNKRERIRMMSTGATHELLEIGTNSPEMLPADGLGVGEVGYLITGVKDVRQSKVGDTITTLHKGATEALGGYKDPKPMVFSGLYPLDGSDYPELRDALDKLQLNDAALVYEPETSAALGFGFRVGFLGLLHLDVIRERLEREFGLDLIATAPNVVYRVTMEDGTEHTVTNPSEFPEGKIADVHEPVVRATILAPSEFIGSIMELCQTRRGTLLGMDYLSEDRVEIRYTLPLAEIVFDFFDQLKSKTRGYASLDYEPTGEQASSLVKVDILLHGDKVDAFSAITHKDAAYAYGVRLVAKLRELIPRQAFEVPIQAAIGSRVIARETIRAIRKDVLAKCYGGDISRKRKLLEKQKEGKKRMKMVGSVEVPQEAFIAVLSSDEGGKKK
- the rpsT gene encoding 30S ribosomal protein S20, translated to MANIKSQIKRNKTNEKARLRNKAVKSSLKTAIRKAREAVATGDVESATAAARAASRQLDKAVSKGVIHKNAAANKKSALAAKVGSLQG